The Chryseobacterium indologenes genomic sequence ACTATAGATGGATACACATAAACTAACGGGATTTGTTGAGTTGTACTGATATAATCTGAAACAATATACCCTCTAAAATGTAGAGGGTATATTGTTTTATAATTGTTATTATATATCTAATGTGGAACCTGGGGATGCTGGTGGAAAAGGTGCATTAGTAATGCGAGAGTAACTCCCAGTACAACCAATCCGATCTTTATCCAGTCGATATTGTGATTTTTATTGCTTTCAAAAATAATCACTGATGAGATGTGGAGGAATATTCCACCCACAATAGCCAGGAAATATGGCTGCAAATCAGGATTAAAATAATTCCCTAATAACATTCCCATCGGCGAAGCCAAGGCAAATAAGGCTACGATGAGCAGGGAAGGATACGAAGAACTTTTTGAATCTTTTTTCCCATTGAATAAAAATGCTCCCAGAATGAATGATATCGGCAAATTATGAAATACTATTCCCAGCAGATAAGGAGATACTTCATGTTGTTCATTTGCTAAAGGGATTCCTTCAATAAAAGCATGAACAAATAAGCCTACCATCAAAGCAACCGGCAGGATATTGTGTTCGTTATGATGGTGGAAGTGTCCGTGTTCAAATCCCTTGGTCAATGCTTCAAGGATCATCTGTAACAAAACACCTATAATAACGAAAACGCCAAGATTACTGCCTTCCCCTGATGTGTAAACTTGGGGAAAAACTTCATTAAGGCAGATGGTAATCAGAAAGCCGGCACTTAATATCAATAGATTTTTAGCCAGTTTTTCCTTTTTACCAAAGTGTTTTCCAAGAAAGACTCCTGAAATGACACTTAAAATCAGTAAAAGTACTGCTATCATTATTTTTTCTTAAATAAATTGATACAACGCGGAGAGGTTTCTTTTTCAAATTCGTTCAGCTGATAATCTCCCCAGATTTTTACCCTTTCAAACCCACATTCGGAGGCATATACATTGATCGCTTCCAGAGTGTGAAGTTTTACTTTTTCAAAGAAATGAAAAGGTTTCCCGTCAGCTTCAAAACGGATATCTTTGATCACGTGTCTTCCTTCAATCTTCTTAAGGATTCTGAAATCAATCTCACCACGGGTAATGATCGTTTCCGGAACCAGTGTTTTTCTTACATATTCTTCATTCAGGTAGTCAAGGACAAAGTATCCTCCGGGTTTCAACACATCGTAAACCGATTGGAATACTTTTTTATCATCATTTTCATTGTTAAAATATCCGAAACTTGTAAATAAATTGAATACAGCATCCATAGGGTCTGCATCAATCGGATTTCTCATATCGTGAACTTCAAAAATCAGGGTCTGATTTTCATATTGCTTGTCTGATTCAATACTTTGTCTCGAAAGGTCAAGTCCCAGTACATCGTATCCTAATTTGTTGAGAAAAACTGAATGTCTTCCCTTACCACAGGCAAGATCTATGATTTTAGACTGAGGCGGAAGCTGAAGGTCCGCAGTCAGTTTTGTAATGAAGTTTTCCGCTTCCGTATAATCTCTATTGCTATAGAGTAAATGATAATAAGGGGTATCAAACCAAGATTCAAACCATTCCATAATGCAAAAATAACTAAATTTGTGCGGTTAAAAGCAAAGTATTTTATAACATGGCAAGATTGAAAAATTCAATTAATTTATAGTATTTAATACTAATGCCGTGATTGTTAAAACTTTAAATCTTTTAATTATTACTTATGGATACAGAAAATTTAAAAATACAGATAAAAACATTCTTCGGACTGGAACAAATTCTGGCTGAAGAAATCAAAAAACTGGGAGGAAGAAACGTTGAAATTAAAAACAGGGCGGTAAATTGTGAAGGAGACCTTGGTTTTCTTTATAAAATCAATTATTCAGCACGAACAGCATTGAAGATTCTTGTGCCGATCCACGAATTTAAAGCTTTTAACCAACATCAGTTTTATGACCGTTTGTTCAAGTTTGACTGGTCAGAGTTTATGGATGTAGACCAGTCTTTTTCTATTGATGCTACCGTAAATTCTGAGACTTTCAAACATTCTCAGTTTGTAACATTGAAAATGAAAGATGCTATTGTTGATTATTTTCAGGACAAATTCAAGAGACGCCCGAATGTTGAAACAAGAAACCCTGATATCAAATTTCACCTTCATATTGACAGAGAATTGGTAATGATTTCGATGGACTCTTCCGGAGATCCTTTATTCAAAAGAGGGTACAGAAGAGAGCAGGGAGAAGCACCTATCAACGAAGTTCTGGCCAGCGGAATGCTTCAGCTTGCAGGCTGGGACGGAAAAGGGAATTTCCTTGACCCAATGTGCGGTTCCGGTACCTTATTGATTGAAGCGGCTATGATTGCCATGGACCTTCCGGCGCAGCTCTTCAGAAAAAGATTCGGATTCCAGAACTGGAAAAATTATGACGCGGAACTGTTTTCGAAAATAAAAGAATTCAGGGTCAACAGAATCAGACAGTTTGACGGAAAAATCGTAGGATATGACATTGATGCACGAATGCTGAACGCAGCAAGAATGAATGTGGAAGCCGCAGAGATGGAAGATGTTATTGAAATCAAAAAACAAAATTTCTTTGATTCTAAAAAGGAACTTTTCCCTTTATTAATGGTGTTTAACCCTCCATATGATGAGAGAATTTCTATTAATGATGATGATTTCTATAAGAAGATAGGGGATACCTTTAAAACCCACTATCCCAATACCCTTGCATGGTTGATTTCATCTGACCTGGAAGCTGTGAAAAAGATCGGTCTGCGTCCGTCAAGAAAAATCAAACTTTTTAACGGAAAATTAGAGACGAGATTCTTACAGTATGAAATGTATGAAGGGACGAAGAAGGTGCATAAATTAGAAGATAAGAATAATTAATAGCTTAAAATAATATATGTCCTGGAGTTTTCTTGATGTATTGGAAGGAGCTTTGAGCATCCTTGAGTTATTCGGTTCAAAGTCAGCTCCTGAAGGAAAAAGCCTTAATTATGATGAGAGCGTTCAAAAGAAATCTTCTGTGCGATCAAAATATTTTACAGAGAAAGCCAGTGCAGGATTTATTCTTGTATCTGTCGTTCTCTTTTTTATTGCTTTTCATAGACCATTCCGCGCAGAAGATCAAATGCAGGCTATAATGGGAGCTTCACTGATAGGAGTTATCATTTCTGCATTATTTTTCTTTGTTTTGCATGTCATGGAGCTTTATTATTTTAAAAGTGCTTTTCAATGGCTTCTCTTTAGTTGTTCTGTGATTGTATTTTCTATTGCGTTGGTGCTATGTATCTATTATAAATCAGAAGTGTTTATTTAAGAAGATAAAGTTAATTTCTCCGAATAAGCTGTTAAACTGTTTGCTGGTTTTTCTGCGAATAAGTAATTTTGAAAAATTTTCAATTTGAATCCTAGTATTTCCATTGTTGTTGCTATTTACAACCGAAAAGATGAGCTTTTCGAGTTGCTGACTTCTCTTACCCGGCAGACAGATAAAGAA encodes the following:
- a CDS encoding ZIP family metal transporter, producing the protein MAVLLLILSVISGVFLGKHFGKKEKLAKNLLILSAGFLITICLNEVFPQVYTSGEGSNLGVFVIIGVLLQMILEALTKGFEHGHFHHHNEHNILPVALMVGLFVHAFIEGIPLANEQHEVSPYLLGIVFHNLPISFILGAFLFNGKKDSKSSSYPSLLIVALFALASPMGMLLGNYFNPDLQPYFLAIVGGIFLHISSVIIFESNKNHNIDWIKIGLVVLGVTLALLMHLFHQHPQVPH
- a CDS encoding methyltransferase domain-containing protein, producing MEWFESWFDTPYYHLLYSNRDYTEAENFITKLTADLQLPPQSKIIDLACGKGRHSVFLNKLGYDVLGLDLSRQSIESDKQYENQTLIFEVHDMRNPIDADPMDAVFNLFTSFGYFNNENDDKKVFQSVYDVLKPGGYFVLDYLNEEYVRKTLVPETIITRGEIDFRILKKIEGRHVIKDIRFEADGKPFHFFEKVKLHTLEAINVYASECGFERVKIWGDYQLNEFEKETSPRCINLFKKK
- a CDS encoding RNA methyltransferase codes for the protein MDTENLKIQIKTFFGLEQILAEEIKKLGGRNVEIKNRAVNCEGDLGFLYKINYSARTALKILVPIHEFKAFNQHQFYDRLFKFDWSEFMDVDQSFSIDATVNSETFKHSQFVTLKMKDAIVDYFQDKFKRRPNVETRNPDIKFHLHIDRELVMISMDSSGDPLFKRGYRREQGEAPINEVLASGMLQLAGWDGKGNFLDPMCGSGTLLIEAAMIAMDLPAQLFRKRFGFQNWKNYDAELFSKIKEFRVNRIRQFDGKIVGYDIDARMLNAARMNVEAAEMEDVIEIKKQNFFDSKKELFPLLMVFNPPYDERISINDDDFYKKIGDTFKTHYPNTLAWLISSDLEAVKKIGLRPSRKIKLFNGKLETRFLQYEMYEGTKKVHKLEDKNN
- a CDS encoding branched-chain amino acid ABC transporter substrate-binding protein; translation: MSWSFLDVLEGALSILELFGSKSAPEGKSLNYDESVQKKSSVRSKYFTEKASAGFILVSVVLFFIAFHRPFRAEDQMQAIMGASLIGVIISALFFFVLHVMELYYFKSAFQWLLFSCSVIVFSIALVLCIYYKSEVFI